TCTGACCACGCAGCGCGGCGAGGGCGGCAGCGGAACGAGCCGCTGCTTCCCCGGCGACCGGCTGTGCGACGGACACGGCGTGCTCGACGCGCGGCACCGTGAAGTCGGCTGCCTGACGCACGGCCCTGCGGGTCTGTGCGGCGGCCCGGTGCGCGGCCACGTCGACCTTGGGGGGCACATGCGGCGCCACATGGGCGCCGTACTGAACACGAGCTTGAACACGAGCCTGCTTCGCGGCCTTCGACACCTTCGGTGCGAGCCGGACGCGGGCCTCTTCGGCGTACAACGCGGCCTGTTCCTTGGCCGTATCGGCGTAGGGTGCCACCGCTTCCGCGGCGTGCAGCACGCTCTCCTTCGCCGAATCGGTAGCGGCGCGCACGCTGTCCATGCGGGTCACAGGATCCTCCTCCTCGGTGGCGGTCAGGGGCTTGGGGGTTTCCCCCGTTATTGGACAAAGATCCGCCTGTCCACCCAGATCGAAATCATGCCTGCCGCCCGCCGTACCGGCATGCGGTGCGGGCATCCGGGTCAAGGAGGACGACGGCTGCCCCTTTTCCTGCTCCGCGTGTTCCCCGTCGGGGAGCGCTGATTCCCCGTCATCGGGACGCCGTGCGCGGTTGGGGGGTACGGGGCGGGCGGCGCGAGGGCCGTCCGTGCGAGGATCGGCAGGGTCATTGCAGACTCACGGAAGGCAGATCGTGGCCGAGCAGCTTTACGCCACCCTGAAGACCAACCACGGCGACATCGAGATCCGGCTCCTGCCGAACCACGCGCCGAAGACGGTCAAGAACTTTGTGGAGCTCGCCGAGGGCGAGCGTGAATGGACCAACCCGGCGACCGGCAAGAAGTCGAACGACCGGCTGTACGACGGCACCGTCTTCCACCGGGTGATCAGCGGTTTCATGATCCAGGGCGGGGACCCGCTGGGCAACGGCACCG
Above is a window of Streptomyces sp. NBC_01498 DNA encoding:
- a CDS encoding DUF5324 family protein; translation: MTRMDSVRAATDSAKESVLHAAEAVAPYADTAKEQAALYAEEARVRLAPKVSKAAKQARVQARVQYGAHVAPHVPPKVDVAAHRAAAQTRRAVRQAADFTVPRVEHAVSVAQPVAGEAAARSAAALAALRGQITVKEVQKLVRKHERRARAGRLAKGLVALGLLTGGAVAAWKWWDKQANPDWLVEPPAPTEVSAHDASLSSVDGSQGALDPEVQAKQAEDEARNRDR